In Salvelinus alpinus chromosome 19, SLU_Salpinus.1, whole genome shotgun sequence, the genomic stretch GACATATTCACATAGCATAGTGATAGATGGCGCCACCGTAATTTAAATTCAGAAATTGGGAGTTGAGTGCACCACATCAAATCTGGAGGCCacttaaaaattaaaaataaaggttttataataaaataaaaaaaatctagttCTGATCAGAGTAATTTTTGATGTTGTGAGTTATTTATTCGTTTTTTACTTGCCGCGGACAAGCCTTGATGTCCAGCCCTGAACCCCATAGAAAGACAAGCGCTAACATGGCAAATAGTTATAATATTAGTTAATATAATTATAAAATATTCATTTgtttccctttttttttttttctctccaagaTTTGCACAGGAAACGAGTACATTGCCTAAAAAGAGCCATGCGTTGCCGACCTGCACCAGTGATGATGGCCCTATAGTTTGGGGGTTTTCTGAAGAACGACCCATAAATAAAATAGGAAAATCAACAAATAAAAAATGGTATAACAATGCAGAGCTAAAGCAGAGCCTTAGGGAGACTGGGGTGGAGAAAGGTGTAGAGGAAAAGGCAAGCACTGCAAATGGGGAAAGTAGTGGAGGGAATGTTGAAGAGTTGAAGGGGGATATAGCTGAAAATGAACTGGAGGAAAAGAGTGATGCTTTAGTTGTACAAGTAGAGTATGTGGGTGACAAAGCCAGTGTGGAGTACAGAGAGGGAGATGGTCTTGCCccagggggagtagaggaggtgACTGAGATGGCTGCTAAGGTGGAGTTTGAAGATGGGATGAGAGCTGAGATGAAAGGGGGAAAGGGGACAGACCGTTATGAGTCAGGGGAGGAGGTCGTCGCTGAGAGGGCTGTGAAGAGAGAGATTGAAGAGAAAGATACAGAGGGAAAACGCATCCTAGAGAAAGAACACAAGGTGGCTCCCAAGAGGAAGAATATAAGGAAACGCAGACGATCAGCCAAACCTCAACGTGACAAAGAGGCAAATTCCAGTGCTTCCTTTGTAGAGACCGTTCTCTTATGGCTGTTGACGGTTTTCCTATGGTGGCAGGCCTTCTCGTCAAGGAAGTTCCCTTTGTCCGTATGTAAGTTGTAAGATACactgcattcgggaagtattcagacccctttttccacattttgttacgttacagccttgttctaaaatggatgtcACTTTTTctctcaaatctacacacaataccccataatgacaaagcaaaaacaggttttgagattttttgtgtgcaaatctctgaagaaaaaaaacgtagcacatttacttaagtattctgaccctttactcagtactttgttgaagcacctttggcagcgattacagccttgtcttctagggtatgacgttacaagcttggcgcacctgtatttggggagtttctcctattcttctctgcagatcctttcaaactctgtcaggttgaatggggagtgtcgctgcacagctattttcaggtctctccagagatgtttgatggggttgatgtccgggctctggctgtgccactcaaggacattcagagacttgtcccaaagccactcctgtgatgtcttggctgtgtgcttagggtcattgtcctcttggaaggtgaaccttcgtttCAGCCTGAGGTCCTGAGATCTCTGGAacgggttttcatcaaggatctctctgtactttgctccgttcatctttccctctatcctgactctgagtggacttctagtccgactcaggggcgtgcacaccacccactgcttccgagcatattactcgctaatgttcagtctctcgATAATAAAattgacgagctcagggcgaggatttccttccagagagacatcagggattgtaacatactctttttcatggaaacatggctctcttgggATATAT encodes the following:
- the LOC139545246 gene encoding uncharacterized protein isoform X7, producing the protein MARGGTECDSPVVHRERECHTMQKLKFAQETSTLPKKSHALPTCTSDDGPIVWGFSEERPINKIGKSTNKKWYNNAELKQSLRETGVEKGVEEKASTANGESSGGNVEELKGDIAENELEEKSDALVVQVEYVGDKASVEYREGDGLAPGGVEEVTEMAAKVEFEDGMRAEMKGGKGTDRYESGEEVVAERAVKREIEEKDTEGKRILEKEHKVAPKRKNIRKRRRSAKPQRDKEANSSASFVETVLLWLLTVFLWWQAFSSRKFPLSVWIVFLIFMSRMACGVEGLFIDTSNDHWNVSCIACKSPECAAAVNKIWCGEDELLKGLPIPLCTSIPQKPKTACHHDGRAFVLMVKEVNECNMEYLDNHVSSEKTECPPLLEAIQGNNTLSPPPLNGSSSVGVIVASVLRLSFHAAVSASALAMVSCILLLISWA
- the LOC139545246 gene encoding uncharacterized protein isoform X6, with the translated sequence MARGGTECDSPVVHRERECHTMQKLKFAQETSTLPKKSHALPTCTSDDGPIVWGFSEERPINKIGKSTNKKWYNNAELKQSLRETGVEKGVEEKASTANGESSGGNVEELKGDIAENELEEKSDALVVQVEYVGDKASVEYREGDGLAPGGVEEVTEMAAKVEFEDGMRAEMKGGKGTDRYESGEEVVAERAVKREIEEKDTEGKRILEKEHKVAPKRKNIRKRRRSAKPQRDKEANSSASFVETVLLWLLTVFLWWQAFSSRKFPLSVWIVFLIFMSRMACGVEGLFIDTSNDHWNVSCIACKSPECAAAVNKIWCGEDELLKGLPIPLCTSIPQKPKTACHHDGRAFVLMVKEVNECNMEYLDNHVSSEKTECPPLLEAIQGNNTLSPPPLNGSSSVGVIVASVLMPDPAGIILLRGDMALLVSLVSLQSI
- the LOC139545246 gene encoding uncharacterized protein isoform X8, with translation MARGGTECDSPVVHRERECHTMQKLKFAQETSTLPKKSHALPTCTSDDGPIVWGFSEERPINKIGKSTNKKWYNNAELKQSLRETGVEKGVEEKASTANGESSGGNVEELKGDIAENELEEKSDALVVQVEYVGDKASVEYREGDGLAPGGVEEVTEMAAKVEFEDGMRAEMKGGKGTDRYESGEEVVAERAVKREIEEKDTEGKRILEKEHKVAPKRKNIRKRRRSAKPQRDKEANSSASFVETVLLWLLTVFLWWQAFSSRKFPLSVWIVFLIFMSRMACGVEGLFIDTSNDHWNVSCIACKSPECAAAVNKIWCGEDELLKGLPIPLCTSIPQKPKTACHHDGRAFVLMVKEVNECNMEYLDNHVSSEKTGRLQLKTFLTMSMATTLCHPHLSMVHRL
- the LOC139545246 gene encoding uncharacterized protein isoform X5, whose protein sequence is MARGGTECDSPVVHRERECHTMQKLKFAQETSTLPKKSHALPTCTSDDGPIVWGFSEERPINKIGKSTNKKWYNNAELKQSLRETGVEKGVEEKASTANGESSGGNVEELKGDIAENELEEKSDALVVQVEYVGDKASVEYREGDGLAPGGVEEVTEMAAKVEFEDGMRAEMKGGKGTDRYESGEEVVAERAVKREIEEKDTEGKRILEKEHKVAPKRKNIRKRRRSAKPQRDKEANSSASFVETVLLWLLTVFLWWQAFSSRKFPLSVWIVFLIFMSRMACGVEGLFIDTSNDHWNVSCIACKSPECAAAVNKIWCGEDELLKGLPIPLCTSIPQKPKTACHHDGRAFVLMVKEVNECNMEYLDNHVSSEKTECPPLLEAIQGINSNNTLSPPPLNGSSSVGVIVASVLRLSFHAAVSASALAMVSCILLLISWA
- the LOC139545246 gene encoding uncharacterized protein isoform X9, producing the protein MARGGTECDSPVVHRERECHTMQKLKFAQETSTLPKKSHALPTCTSDDGPIVWGFSEERPINKIGKSTNKKWYNNAELKQSLRETGVEKGVEEKASTANGESSGGNVEELKGDIAENELEEKSDALVVQVEYVGDKASVEYREGDGLAPGGVEEVTEMAAKVEFEDGMRAEMKGGKGTDRYESGEEVVAERAVKREIEEKDTEGKRILEKEHKVAPKRKNIRKRRRSAKPQRDKEANSSASFVETVLLWLLTVFLWWQAFSSRKFPLSVWIVFLIFMSRMACGVEGLFIDTSNECPPLLEAIQGINSNNTLSPPPLNGSSSVGVIVASVLSFVGVIGVVAVYLIRQKHQGASRNQDEETEMSGLNNGTNQNGGPANRDNNEEVAVNMLESPLSHRQQ
- the LOC139545246 gene encoding uncharacterized protein isoform X2, whose amino-acid sequence is MARGGTECDSPVVHRERECHTMQKLKFAQETSTLPKKSHALPTCTSDDGPIVWGFSEERPINKIGKSTNKKWYNNAELKQSLRETGVEKGVEEKASTANGESSGGNVEELKGDIAENELEEKSDALVVQVEYVGDKASVEYREGDGLAPGGVEEVTEMAAKVEFEDGMRAEMKGGKGTDRYESGEEVVAERAVKREIEEKDTEGKRILEKEHKVAPKRKNIRKRRRSAKPQRDKEANSSASFVETVLLWLLTVFLWWQAFSSRKFPLSVWIVFLIFMSRMACGVEGLFIDTSNDHWNVSCIACKSPECAAAVNKIWCGEDELLKGLPIPLCTSIPQKPKTACHHDGRAFVLMVKEVNECNMEYLDNHVSSEKTECPPLLEAIQGNNTLSPPPLNGSSSVGVIVASVLSFVGVIGVVAVYLIRQKHQGASRNQDEETEMSGLNNGTNQNGGPANRDNNEEVAVNMLESPLSHRQQ
- the LOC139545246 gene encoding uncharacterized protein isoform X10, which translates into the protein MARGGTECDSPVVHRERECHTMQKLKFAQETSTLPKKSHALPTCTSDDGPIVWGFSEERPINKIGKSTNKKWYNNAELKQSLRETGVEKGVEEKASTANGESSGGNVEELKGDIAENELEEKSDALVVQVEYVGDKASVEYREGDGLAPGGVEEVTEMAAKVEFEDGMRAEMKGGKGTDRYESGEEVVAERAVKREIEEKDTEGKRILEKEHKVAPKRKNIRKRRRSAKPQRDKEANSSASFVETVLLWLLTVFLWWQAFSSRKFPLSVWIVFLIFMSRMACGVEGLFIDTSNECPPLLEAIQGNNTLSPPPLNGSSSVGVIVASVLSFVGVIGVVAVYLIRQKHQGASRNQDEETEMSGLNNGTNQNGGPANRDNNEEVAVNMLESPLSHRQQ
- the LOC139545246 gene encoding uncharacterized protein isoform X3 — protein: MARGGTECDSPVVHRERECHTMQKLKFAQETSTLPKKSHALPTCTSDDGPIVWGFSEERPINKIGKSTNKKWYNNAELKQSLRETGVEKGVEEKASTANGESSGGNVEELKGDIAENELEEKSDALVVQVEYVGDKASVEYREGDGLAPGGVEEVTEMAAKVEFEDGMRAEMKGGKGTDRYESGEEVVAERAVKREIEEKDTEGKRILEKEHKVAPKRKNIRKRRRSAKPQRDKEANSSASFVETVLLWLLTVFLWWQAFSSRKFPLSVYHWNVSCIACKSPECAAAVNKIWCGEDELLKGLPIPLCTSIPQKPKTACHHDGRAFVLMVKEVNECNMEYLDNHVSSEKTECPPLLEAIQGINSNNTLSPPPLNGSSSVGVIVASVLSFVGVIGVVAVYLIRQKHQGASRNQDEETEMSGLNNGTNQNGGPANRDNNEEVAVNMLESPLSHRQQ
- the LOC139545246 gene encoding uncharacterized protein isoform X4, which codes for MARGGTECDSPVVHRERECHTMQKLKFAQETSTLPKKSHALPTCTSDDGPIVWGFSEERPINKIGKSTNKKWYNNAELKQSLRETGVEKGVEEKASTANGESSGGNVEELKGDIAENELEEKSDALVVQVEYVGDKASVEYREGDGLAPGGVEEVTEMAAKVEFEDGMRAEMKGGKGTDRYESGEEVVAERAVKREIEEKDTEGKRILEKEHKVAPKRKNIRKRRRSAKPQRDKEANSSASFVETVLLWLLTVFLWWQAFSSRKFPLSVWIVFLIFMSRMACGVEGLFIDTSNDHWNVSCIACKSPECAAAVNKIWCGEDELLKGLPIPLCTSIPQKPKTACHHDGRAFVLMVKEVNECNMEYLDNHVSSEKTECPPLLEAIQGINSNNTLSPPPLNGSSSVGVIVASVLMPDPAGIILLRGDMALLVSLVSLQSI
- the LOC139545246 gene encoding uncharacterized protein isoform X1, yielding MARGGTECDSPVVHRERECHTMQKLKFAQETSTLPKKSHALPTCTSDDGPIVWGFSEERPINKIGKSTNKKWYNNAELKQSLRETGVEKGVEEKASTANGESSGGNVEELKGDIAENELEEKSDALVVQVEYVGDKASVEYREGDGLAPGGVEEVTEMAAKVEFEDGMRAEMKGGKGTDRYESGEEVVAERAVKREIEEKDTEGKRILEKEHKVAPKRKNIRKRRRSAKPQRDKEANSSASFVETVLLWLLTVFLWWQAFSSRKFPLSVWIVFLIFMSRMACGVEGLFIDTSNDHWNVSCIACKSPECAAAVNKIWCGEDELLKGLPIPLCTSIPQKPKTACHHDGRAFVLMVKEVNECNMEYLDNHVSSEKTECPPLLEAIQGINSNNTLSPPPLNGSSSVGVIVASVLSFVGVIGVVAVYLIRQKHQGASRNQDEETEMSGLNNGTNQNGGPANRDNNEEVAVNMLESPLSHRQQ